AATATACACCACATGCCCAGTATTTTGTGACATTTACATAGATCTGCATATACTGTTTATTTAGACATATCATCTGTGTTACAGATCTGAAATGCTGTGTACTATAAAGCAAACTAACTGTAATggtatatttatttttccatgcTCAACTGGACAATGATTGTTCCCAGACCTTTTTCCATTGAGTAAGTGTTGTGTTTAATTAACAGAAATATTTATTACATGTTATTGATTTATAAAACCAGCAGATGGAGCCATCATATTATGTACAGTACAGAATATGCAATAGGACTGCATGTGCATGCCCCCATGCAGCATCTGAACATAGAATTGACATTAGTATCAAGAAATGAACtgcacaaaatcaaaaatgcaaaatataaagtACAACTTTTTAAAACGCTTGCTCATCTGGTTTATAGCTAGTAGCCTACATCTAAATGTTGTTGCCTTCTGTAGAAACTTGGAGTTGCTGTTGACATTGCCTGGAGGCGAGAGCACGAGAGGGTTTTTTCTAGTTACACTGCTTGTGGAGTTGGCAGCTGTCCCTGGCCTGAAGGTCTGACACCTTAAAATGCTTTGCAAATGTCACAGTTCACAAACAGTTCACTGAGCTGTATAGTAAAaactttaataatatataattgctTTTGATACAGTGATACACTGTGTTATTAGAACAATAAGCAGCTCAGTGTATTGACCTATGCAATGATTAACTATTgaacattaaaaataaagtagATGTTTCTTTGTACAGTCCATCCCTGAAGTCATCAGCGGTGTCCATTATAATGATGTTGCTATGGTCACCAAAGCCCTTGATGTGGTCAGTCAGGCCATAGGCAACATGAAACAGGCCCTAAAACTAATGCACGGTAATATATTCAGATGATAAATCAACAAAGGTGTATAAAATGGCTTTTAAGTTACATTTGTcttatttgtattgctttgtaTTTGACATCTTTGTACTGTTTCAGTGTATGTAGATCCCTTTGTATTCTATGGTATTTTGAGGATCTATCTGTCTGGGTAAGCCTTTggttttacagttaaaaaaaaaaatcccccaaaTTATTTATAACCTGTGAAAGATTGTTttgctgtgtgtgttttctgtgttaGGTGGAAAGATAATCCATTGATAGCAGAGGGTCTGGTGTATGAAGGAGTTCAAGAAAAGCCAATGGAGTTTTCAGGTGGCAGTGCTGCACAGAGCAGTCTCTTACACTGCTTTGATGAACTGCTCGGAGTCAAGCATGAAGGAGACAGTGGTGAGAAAATCATCAGTGCTTACCCCAATGGCTAGATCATACTGTAGTTGTATTACTATATATAGTGATTCATGATTTAAAAGCAAGCCTTGTCATTAAGAAGACTGAGAAATACATGATCTCATGAAAAATAAGAATAGTCCAAATAAAAATTAGAAATTATTTTGTACATAAAACAATAGGCAAAGGAAAATTAAGCCCAATTTTACGACCATTAAGTGTGTTTGAATTGTTTTTGGATTGCATTGCTCACATCTTTATTTTCATGATCATTACACATATTTAATCACCTCAGCCCCAGTTATCAGATGAATAAAACAAATCTAgtgctattttatataataataaattattaaaattttcaattaaatgtgtaaataacaGTTGTAAGTATACATAATggcagtatttgttgtactgcattTAACTTATGCAAAATAATtgccattacagtaatgagaattagattatgatttttattttacataacgAGAATAAGATTTCTTTTCATTATGGTTATGAGAATGAGTTTTTgttcattacagtaatgagaataatatttttttgcattacagtaatgaaaataagatttttctttctttaaaataatgggACTAAGATACTTTTCTTTACATTAATGAGGATAATATTTGTTTGCATTATTCTAAGGAGAAttcaattttgttttacattatagtaatgagaactagattattttcacattaaaataacgtgaatgagattttattttgcattacagtaataagaataatatttattttgcattacggtaatgataattagattattattttcacattaaattaaggagaaaaacttttttttttcatctcagtaatgagaattatattttatttcatacaGCAATGAAAATtagattatttgttttgttacattacatgacaatgatatttgtttttgttaatttaataagaataagatttttttcatttgagtaatgagaattagattgtaatttttatttttcataacgaGAATATGATTGTTTCATTACAGTTATGAGAATGAGATTTGTTTCCATTACAGTAATAGAAATACGTTTTGTTTTGCACTATTCTaatgagaattagatttttttaaattacattaatgagaattttgtttttgtcaaaagTAAAAATGATAAGATTGTTTTTTGCATTATTCTAAggagaatgagatttttttttcactacagtaatgagaatgagatggtttctttaaaataatgagAATTCTattttttcattactgtaatgagaattagatttttttccatTACAGTAATAGAAATaagttttttttgcattattcaaatgagaattagatttttttaattacagtaatgacaatttgttttgtttttcacaaaattaataaggatagtatatgtttttgtgttattctaAGGAGGGAGAAtgagatttatttttcattactgtaatgagaatgagatttgttttttttcattacagGAATGagaaggagatttttttttttcatcagagtGATGACAATTTCAAAGGGGTATGGGTTGGAGGAAAATAATGCCacgatgaaataattttttctttaaacagaatataatttttaaatttttttccttttgattatgtggtgaaatatgacttttgagattatatattcataatatgacatttcttgtatatttctttacatttttgccTCCACAAGGATAAAAGTGAAACTTATGGTTTGCATGGATACAAGGATATTTGGATGAAAAAGTAATACATGTCAGCACAAATACACTTCCAATTTAACGAAACAGAGGAGAATATAAACAAGGAAGCCAAGTGTCATACAGATGTCTACAGAAACCATTAGAGAGAGTTACGTACAATAATCTGACTGAAACATTTTAGCAAAAGGAGGAACAAagttaaaagaaaatgaaagaagggAGGGAGAAGTTGTCCCTCTAGAGAAAGAAATAAGGCAGCAAACATGTCAAATAGATTTAATTGCACTGAACTACATGTAAATATCAAGGCATAATTATATTCAGGATATGGTTTGGTTGTGTCAATTCTGTCCAATCAGGGGCCTTTCTGAGAAGAATGAGGGACTACATGCCCCCGTGTCATAAGCATTTCATCGAGGACATCTCTAGCCGCCCGTCCCTGCGCAAATTTGTGCAAGAGCAAGCAGACGAGTGTCTAACGCACACATTTGAACAATGTGTGGCTCGATTGGTGGACTTTCGAAATTACCACATCAACATTGTCACCCGTTATATCACTATTCCGGCCTCTCGTGCCAAACAACTCCGTGCTAGCGGGCAGGGTTTGGTCGAGGAGCTGGACACAATCAAGAAAGCACCCACAGCACTTGAGGAAAAAGGGACTGGGGGTTCTAGCATTATGATCTTTCTGAAGACGGTACGAGATGAAACCAAAGACAGTTCCAACACACAATACACTAATGGGAAGCAAGTCTTGCCAGACCCATCAATGACAACCATACAGGAGGCAACATCTGAGCTTACAATATAATGCAATAGAGCCAAAGTAAGCTTCCTACATGTAATactctataaaataaataaagtgtaagAGAATCACCTATTTTAGTCTACATACATTCCCATTATGGTAGGATCCTAtagagaccacattgaaaatattttgtttcaccatcatttaaacctgtaaatcaacaacattttcagatatagagaaattttaaataaagaaaaggtaTGAACATTCTGCAATATTTGTATGCCACTAATTATATGTATGTGAATtggtgacattgaccatgttaacattGTTTTCCAATGCTGAACATATTTTCTTGCTTcttttgaagcacacaagatacaACATGCCAGCTCAAGAGCactctgtcattaaagcaaatgggGCACAAAGCAAATTTTAGATATtctgaaatacattttcacttaaagggttagttcaccccaaaattaaaattctctcatgatttacttacctataaaccatcccagatgtttataacttaccttcttcagcagaaccgaagtgaagatttttataagcagatttcagctcagttcgtcaacacaatgcaagtgaatgggtgccatcaggctgctggctgtttgacgatACAAGTCATAttcaggcagcataaaattaatccacacaactccagtcgatcaatttaATGTCTTCTGGAGCAAATAGATAGGTTGGTGtcagaaacaaatcgataattaaaacgtttttaactttaaatcattgcttcctAAGAGCGctttattgctgtttgaaattacCTAACTCTCACGTGATGTTCGTTcatctgttgtatacaaagcgtATTGTTTTACACAAacgtatcgatttgcttcagaatacattaaaTTGATCGACTTTAGTCATGTgattatatttatgctgcctatatactgtatgacttttggaccatcaaacagccagcagcctgatggcacccatttacttacattgtatgaacaaaaagtgctgaaatctgcttataaaaatcttcactttggttctgctgaagagggaaagtcatacatatctgagatggtttaaaggtaagtaaatcatacgaggattttaattttggggtgaacaaaccctttaacatGTCATGTATgcattaaatgagaaaaaaatgccAAATAGAAGCATTTCCACTACTGCTCCAAAACGTTTGGAGTCCACTTTATGTTTGAGAAGGTTTGCATTCATCCATTATTGTAGAACATTACCTAAAACCCTATTATTTGACCTATGCATTAGTTGAGTATGTACTACACCTTGTTGACTTTCTCTTTGATTGCTACTTATCTACTTATTTGCCAATCATATCAGAAGGTTTGTACAAAAACATTAACCCCTAAATCCTTTTTTGGAAAAACTGTCAAATGGACCTTCCTTTGTAATTTCACCCTGTGAAGAATTTCGATATGCCATAAAATGCCTTCTATTTGAGCCACATACATGGCCTTCCTTCAAGGAAAATGGTTGTGTTGTGGACATTTTATGGCATAGAATGCCATGATTAGAGGCCAAACCATAATTTGAACCATCAACATTAGTTTCCACTCTATGCAACCACAAATCTTTTAATTTCATATAAATTAGAATGCAAAatatgagtgtccggatcccaacacagaccgaaaccgaaccagacaggaagtcaggatccagacaccatgctccagaaATGAAACATGACAGACTGAGGAGCacacggcagggaatacaaccaaaACCTTGTGTGTACACcaagacagacaatgaaacacaagaaaGACTTGGGACAttgatgccacggtcctgtcagacaaaaacccagactgacagagtggcAGCACCATGACAAGTTTCATTTAAATCACAAACATTGATGACAACTGGCTGCTATGAGAGCCCTAATATTGTGAATGCTTATTTTTAGGAAATAGCTTGGAAAATTTCAGTAAGCATCTGTTGCTCTTCATTTTTGGATGGATAAAGTTCCCACTAATTATACCATTGGTGATACTTGGGTTTTCATGGCTATTTGATCCTAGCATAAACCAAATAGTGAAACAAAGTGTGCAATACATATAAGGAGGTCTAATATACATGGAGAAATCTATCTGTTAACATTCCCAATGGCAGATGCTCAGCTGGTGCATGCAGCCCTGGAAGTATGCAACCTAGATGCTACCATCAtatttaaatgcttattttaaatttataaaccttgtggcatgggggggtgcTTTCATTTATTGACACGTTATTTTATGTTATCGACGGTTAACGTCGATTGTGTGCATGCCTTTGCGAAATTCTGCGGtaaaaatacagtcatctcaatgggaatcagTGCGATCGTGAATTTCACGCAATGGACTTCAGGTGGCGAAGAATTTCCCCTCACGGATTTCGCGTTGAACTTTTGCTGCTTTGACCAATAAGTTGacgaagttgcttggtttggcagtgacctctaaATAAGTGGTGCTTcttacacagctacactgaatatacTCAATGGACAAGTATATCATTTTAGTGATGAGATTCTTTTCACTTTCACTCTGCCAGAGTATGAAGTGCACCATTAAAAATAGGCTGCATTGCAGTAATTATTATTGCTGATTTCACACACGCTCAGCATCCATCCATGTCACCTTCTCCTGTGGAATTTCGCAGTGCAAAGGCACAGTATGTGTGACCGCAACAATTTATTTAGCCGTAAATGAAAGTATCATTATACAGTATAAGATCACCTTGCAGTAAACAGGGAAAATTATTTCAGTTTATTTCTTGCTGTTAAAAGCCCTTAACACTGGAGAAACATctactactaatatatatatataatcatttctATGTGATGTATATGTTGTTtgcaaaaaaaatgaagatttttaaatgcCATCATTTGACACCTTAGTACAAACAAACATCACTGGTCATAAACAGATTCACAGTGGTTACaatatgttaaaatattgatCATTGTGAGATCATGACATCTAATGCATTCACTAATgttatttcaacatttattaatcttgttaaatgctaatttatgaaaatacaattgtttattgctagttcatgttcgtttataatgcattaactaatgttaacttataattgtttttcatttttaaattatacACGTACAGTATATGCTGAAATACAAAAGTTCATACAACAAATCACCATcaaataacattaaccaagatgtgTGTGCTTTAAAATTATACTTCAGTTCATGTCAAgtaaacaaatacaaccttattgtaaagtgttgccattgCAGTCAGTAGGACCAATGCACAACATGACTGTGTTCATGTTCAGCCTACTACTATTACATGTACTACTGTTAGGCCAAAGCAGGGGGAACGCCAAAACGCTCAAAAAATATTTGAGTACTACTTACgctttttttgtacatttaagcgCTGAGTGTACTATTATTTCAATACTCTTTTAATGTACTTAATCATGTACCaatctggtaatctggtaatcagaaggacactggttcgaaccccacagctaccaccattgtgtccttgagcaaggcacttaactccaggttgttatggggggattgtccctgtaataagggctctgtaagtcgctttggataaaagcgtctgccaaatgcgtaaatgtaaatgtaaatgtaccataTGACACAGGAAGCCTTCCACAGGAAAGCTTAGTTCACACTACGTAGTCTATTAGTCAAAGTCAACTTGCTTTAATGGCGCGTGTCAAGATCCAGAGCTGCGCGCTTAGACTTAAAAACCACAATGATGGTTACAATCAACAGATCATTTTGTTGATCATGAAAGGgcaattttgagtagaaaattaacttcagacttcacaaaacaaaaagctCTGAAATGGAACTACAAAATCAACAATGTAAATGGCgttaataaacttgcaaacaaaGAAACCATGCAAGTTTATTAATTATTCAAGTTTGGGAACACTTGGTtcaaaaagttaagtaaaatgtatttattttatttacctgtgatTTATCTGGCCACAGGTGAGAAAATCATGTCTATCACAGTACAGATCGTAGTCTAAGAGACCCAATTTCAGTCATAACTAAATCTGGACAAattgtgtagttactgcattttgctttTTAAGGCAGTACAGCTCACCGCATGACAGTAGAGACAGATCACTTTCATCATTGTCTGTAACTTGATAGGTTTCACTCTGAATCATGGCTTTGGGTGTGTATTTCCATTGGGCATTCCGAAtcactgatttaaaaatcaacTTTCCTGTGATGTTATGCTTTCCGTTATTGGGTGGTAAAGGCGTGTCGAGGTCAGGGATGTCCATATTGTAAATGTGATCCGGATGTGACCTACACTTCTGAACATAATGGTTTATGGTTCATTTCTAGGTAATTCACAGATCATTTGAAAAGTCATGTCTTTACATGTAATGTTATATTGATAAACGCGAAACTAAGGGTGTTGGTTTCAATCAAGCAGGACTAAGAATTTCCCCCAGTGCACTGCCTGAAAGATGAATAATGACATGGAGGGCGGAGCCTGATACGCCCTTTATGAGACTCTCATTGTTTCCAAAAACGTCACGTGAATAGCACAAAAATACAAAGAGGAACAGTATTGTTTTGGAGACTATACAACAGCAACCTCAAGCTCTGAAGTTAGCTGTGGTTTTCTAACTGAATATGTAAAGCTTACTTTGTGTATTTAAAGTGACATGTACACAATTACATGGACGGTTTACCAGGAGAAACCTGCGGTTCAGTGTATTGCCCAAGAGCATGATGGTGATTAGTAAGCATTGTGATCTCAGTAACTTCTGCCTGCTCATTTTCCAGCAGCTTTTAGCCACACAATGCAGtggaataaaaataattagattttttgttaagaaaatgtgagtggtgattgcctgtgcaaaactcgcCCATTCAatatgctagggtgttgtgggtggttgcttggctgttctgaatggttgctaggttgcttactggcccaagccaaagtctcaatgatattctgatccctagatatggcttgggtccccccttcaataaaaatctaatttgactattccatttgttttattatttgtcagGCTAAAAccaccactttattaggtacagctgtacatctacttatccatgtgattatctaatcagccagttgtgAGTCAGAAGTGCAAATCATTCAGAcaaaggtcaggagcttcagttaatgttcacatcaaccatcagaatggggaaccattttttgactgtggcatgattgttggtgccagacgggcttgtttgagtaattctgtaactgcttgtctcctgggattttcacgcacaacagtctctagagtttactcagaatggtgccaaaaacaaaacaaaaaaacgccttgttgatgagagaggtcaacagagaatggccagactggttcgagatgacagaaaggctacggtaactcagataacccctctgtacatatgtagtgagcagaatagcatctcaaaatgcacagcAGGTCAAACCTTTAGGTGCATGGGCTAcaacagtggcagaccacgttgggttccacttttgtcagtcaagaacagaaagctgagactGCAGTTGGCCTACCAGCTGTCTATCTAAGAAAaaaatcaagattcatcagaccaggctatgtttttctaATCTTTAACTCTCCAGATTTGGCGAGCATGTGCCCACTACAGCCCACTGTactatttagcatgctaacatacCACTAGAAAGAAACAAAAGGGGTTTATTTAAGTTACATTGGCGCTTCTACTTTTGTTGTGTTTACCTAATTGAACTACGCTCTTTCTACACAAAGGGTTTGTGTAAAGTTTACATTGTAATTTTATGAACAAAACTCACTTGGAACActtggaaccactgtccatgactaaatgaagttcagccaaagagctattttttgagtgcaaacaaagatttttttgaaggatATATGATGTGTGGTTTTTTTCATACAAGGAGacttcagatcaatatttattctGAAAAAGGAGTtccattttgatctgtttttcagCCAAAACCAATTGTATCGCTTTGGAAGGCATGGCTTAAACAAATCAAGACATTTATGCTGGAGCTTGAATGTTTTGGACTCCATTGATCTGGATAAACACACAAATCATatctccttcaaaatatctttgtttgagttacgcagaagaaagaaggttctTCTTTGGTTTGAGATGgggagtaagtgatgagagaaatatcattTTTGGGGGAAAACCCTTTAACAGCAACAACCAGCTTTCCATACAGCAACAGTGTGTAGGAAAAGGAAAAGGGAATTAGCCTGCGGGAACAGTTTTGCTAAAGCGCTTATCTTGGATCAGAATAGCAGAGTGCTGAACCCACGCTTACCCCAAGCACAGCACAAACATTATCCTGATGGGCCTGGACTGAGTTGTACACCGTACTCTCTGCTGTATGCAGTAAATGGAGAgcaaaagagagatagagagatgcaTTTATCGGAGAGATTTTCTATGCCTACGTCCACCCACATGTTCTCTCTCTTCCTGTTCATTCACTCTTCCTTAAACCTCCTCTTATGGAAAACATAGAGATATGGATATTACAGGGATGACTAGGTCATATTTGCATACATGCACATATAGTAGCCCCAAAAAGTGTTTGGATACTTAAGCCatacttaaaaatattaaaatattaaaccaagtggcatctgcaagcaAACACTTCTAGGCATTTTCTCAATAATTAACTTCTTGAAGATATTATTgcgattgttttgtgtttttttaacaaatggcccaaaagtcatttttaaagaaTGTATGATGTCTGTTTCTCTCGAGTAACCACAGGAGTAGTTCATCACAGTAATTATAAGCATGTTTCACTAACGTCTGACAACTAGTGGCCAAATgctatttgtattcattttaaacagtacAGTATATCTATGTGTGTTATCagttgaaacctaaaataaaaatgttttaattgttttgcttgaaaagtgtgcttgagcttcctttctttcaaataaatgccttggcataatattttgtcatctaatgcaatggcatGCATACATTATTAAATGTGTAGTAGAGGTGAAGTGTCAAATTTTATAATGTGAAGAACGTTTTCCTATTTCagcctaaagggatagttcaaccaaaatgaaaattctgtcaacatttactcatcctcatgtaacggtagccagctggtagttagctgtgcagtgtgtaaacctgaCTCCCTttacctcaagaggcacactagccagtcatgctagaggctgtagctttAGGCTCCTCGTAGCATGCCCagctcccatgctggagacgctGATTCAAAACTTGCTCAGAACGGGTCGATCAGGGCCAGTTACGGTGGTCCtttgacctggatgggagtgaggtttagggggttagggtcatggtagccagctggtaggtagcttaATGAACTCATATGACCATTTTattttccacagaataaagaaagtcaaacggttttgaaacaacatgaaggtatgATGACACAATCTTCATTGTTTTGGTTTAAGTATCACCCAAACATCTATTTGATGCGTATTTACATCTgtagatgttttttgttgttgttgtttgctcATCTACAATACCTCTATAGGACATATGTCAATAAGTTTGTCTCGGACATCAATAAGACATTCGGAAGATGTATTTGAGGTATTTATGTATCTGATGTTTGTATATCTGATTTTTGGATCTGAGTTATTTAGATTGTAATACTTTTCCAGACCTAATTCTTGTAAAGACCTAAAACtgacatcacagagatgtacatgtgctatctgggataTTTTGATCCTGTCCACGGCATGAGTAATGATAGTTTGGGATGGGactagatctttttttttttttcagaccaaTGGCAGACCAATTAGGTGTACAAGaagcatttttgcaattcaatttgTTGCCACTAGAggcacataaattacacattttaccaTTACAAATTActaaagtgttcaaatacttattgtAATCACTTAGATATAGATATTCATTTCCACAAATTAAtctttatctctctctatctcactccATATCTATCCCACATCTTATATTATGGTTGAATATGCAAATTCTGACTCATGAGCTGGAATACC
This window of the Xyrauchen texanus isolate HMW12.3.18 chromosome 27, RBS_HiC_50CHRs, whole genome shotgun sequence genome carries:
- the LOC127621127 gene encoding indoleamine 2,3-dioxygenase 2-like, which gives rise to MDTQVKNVETLLSLRKFHVSEDCGFILPDPLTDLPLYYKPWMDIAKNVPELLSSHSLRRRIHDMPLLETHFLQTYREQRLAHLALSMMTMGYVWQEGARETIKVLPQNLAVPFWEVSQRLGLPPILIHGDSVLANWKKTDPNGPFSIENLELLLTLPGGESTRGFFLVTLLVELAAVPGLKSIPEVISGVHYNDVAMVTKALDVVSQAIGNMKQALKLMHVYVDPFVFYGILRIYLSGWKDNPLIAEGLVYEGVQEKPMEFSGGSAAQSSLLHCFDELLGVKHEGDSGAFLRRMRDYMPPCHKHFIEDISSRPSLRKFVQEQADECLTHTFEQCVARLVDFRNYHINIVTRYITIPASRAKQLRASGQGLVEELDTIKKAPTALEEKGTGGSSIMIFLKTVRDETKDSSNTQYTNGKQVLPDPSMTTIQEATSELTI